Proteins encoded in a region of the Shewanella polaris genome:
- the putP gene encoding sodium/proline symporter PutP, which yields MDIQTPIIITFIGYLALMMAIGYWAYCKTDTVDDYILGGRKMGPAVTALSVGASDMSGWLLLGLPGAVYLSGLGEAWIGFGLVFGAWLNWLFVARRLRIYTQMADNALTLPDFFENRFNDSHGLLRLVSALTILIFFTFYTSSGMVGGAILFEKVFGLDYTVALLIGSFIIVSYTFVGGFFAVSWTDFFQGCLMLVALVIVPISIFSEPNTQANFEHIDPTMLSFISENTTVRGLVSLLAWGLGYFGQPHILSRFMAIGNPKDLMLSRRIAMSWMLVSLVGALATGIAGSLYFAAEPLKNPETVFIHLANAAFNPWVGGLLIAAILSAIMSTIDSQLLVCSSVITEDFYLKWLRPQASSKELMLVGRIGVIAIALVAGLVALNPESSVLGLVSYAWAGFGAAFGPVVLLSLFWQGYSRNGAIATILVGAITVVVWKQMTGGLFELYEIVPGFVLAMLFGVIISKVSPPTQNTIADFNVFRRSLTS from the coding sequence ATGGATATTCAAACACCAATCATCATTACCTTCATCGGATACCTCGCCTTAATGATGGCAATTGGTTACTGGGCCTACTGCAAAACCGATACCGTGGATGATTACATTCTTGGTGGCAGAAAAATGGGCCCCGCTGTAACAGCGTTAAGTGTTGGCGCATCAGATATGTCAGGTTGGTTATTACTTGGTTTGCCTGGTGCCGTATATTTAAGTGGATTAGGCGAAGCATGGATTGGTTTTGGATTAGTGTTTGGGGCTTGGCTTAATTGGCTATTTGTTGCTAGACGTCTGCGCATTTACACCCAAATGGCCGATAATGCATTAACATTACCCGACTTTTTTGAAAATCGATTTAATGATTCTCATGGGCTATTAAGACTTGTTTCGGCATTAACAATCCTAATTTTTTTCACCTTCTATACTTCTTCAGGCATGGTCGGCGGCGCAATATTATTTGAAAAAGTATTTGGCCTCGATTATACCGTTGCCTTATTGATCGGTTCATTCATTATCGTTTCTTATACCTTTGTTGGCGGATTTTTTGCCGTTAGTTGGACAGACTTCTTTCAAGGTTGCTTAATGTTAGTCGCGCTCGTCATTGTACCTATTTCAATCTTTAGCGAACCTAATACACAAGCCAATTTTGAACACATTGATCCCACCATGTTGTCGTTTATTAGTGAAAACACCACGGTGAGAGGTCTTGTATCTTTATTGGCTTGGGGACTGGGTTATTTTGGTCAGCCGCATATTTTGTCTCGTTTTATGGCAATTGGAAATCCAAAAGATCTGATGCTTTCACGTCGTATTGCCATGAGTTGGATGTTAGTGTCGCTAGTCGGTGCCTTAGCAACAGGTATTGCTGGTAGTCTTTACTTTGCCGCAGAGCCACTTAAAAACCCAGAGACGGTCTTTATTCATTTAGCCAATGCAGCTTTTAATCCTTGGGTAGGCGGCTTACTCATTGCGGCCATTTTATCTGCCATCATGAGTACCATTGATTCACAATTATTGGTCTGTTCTAGTGTAATCACTGAAGATTTTTATCTTAAATGGTTGCGTCCTCAAGCTAGCAGTAAAGAATTAATGTTAGTGGGTCGAATAGGTGTCATTGCTATCGCCTTAGTTGCAGGCTTAGTTGCGTTAAACCCGGAAAGCAGTGTATTGGGTTTAGTCAGTTATGCATGGGCTGGGTTTGGCGCGGCTTTTGGTCCTGTGGTGCTATTATCACTTTTTTGGCAGGGTTATAGCCGTAATGGGGCTATTGCAACCATTTTGGTGGGTGCGATAACTGTTGTAGTGTGGAAACAAATGACCGGGGGGCTTTTTGAGTTATATGAAATCGTTCCTGGGTTTGTTTTGGCAATGTTATTTGGCGTTATTATTAGTAAAGTTTCACCACCAACACAGAACACTATCGCAGATTTCAACGTTTTTCGTCGTTCATTAACATCATAA
- a CDS encoding DUF3379 domain-containing protein: protein MDDLQFRRQAYGDPNNQSDEFLAHLAENQDDAKFVKDLKAFDHKLTQALSIDVPNDLADKLILRQQLSQHQKSKKHTRYMMAMAASVAFIVGVSFSLLRFTPVNLGENSLAHVHHETKALIMEQDIGFNDVNFKLAGLDGLSDSKFIQQPGRVFYTSYCDFQGIKSLHLVMADELGNKVTLFIVPIENRIVLEEAFADNQYKGKSFQTADAYMVLVGEPASDLDFVKKEVENTFI, encoded by the coding sequence ATGGATGATCTACAGTTTCGTCGCCAAGCATACGGTGACCCCAATAATCAGTCCGATGAATTTTTAGCTCATTTAGCTGAAAATCAAGACGATGCTAAATTTGTCAAAGACCTAAAAGCATTTGACCATAAACTCACTCAAGCACTCAGTATTGATGTGCCTAATGATTTAGCTGATAAATTAATTTTACGACAGCAATTAAGCCAACACCAAAAGAGTAAAAAACACACTCGTTATATGATGGCGATGGCGGCATCAGTTGCTTTCATTGTGGGAGTCAGCTTTAGTTTATTGCGCTTTACGCCAGTAAACCTAGGGGAAAACTCATTGGCTCATGTTCATCATGAAACCAAAGCATTGATCATGGAACAAGATATTGGTTTTAATGACGTCAATTTTAAACTAGCTGGTTTAGATGGTTTGAGTGATTCTAAGTTTATTCAACAGCCTGGACGTGTTTTTTACACTTCATATTGTGATTTTCAAGGTATCAAATCATTACATTTGGTGATGGCTGACGAGCTTGGAAACAAGGTTACCCTGTTCATTGTGCCCATAGAAAACCGGATTGTATTAGAAGAAGCCTTTGCTGATAATCAGTATAAAGGCAAAAGCTTTCAAACAGCCGATGCCTATATGGTCTTGGTTGGAGAACCCGCTTCAGACCTTGATTTTGTCAAAAAAGAAGTTGAAAACACCTTTATTTAA
- a CDS encoding sigma-70 family RNA polymerase sigma factor, with the protein MFDYLRKKKAEPAVLSEMLTKQRRYDSLVRALHTDIFRYAFWLCGDKHVAEDITQETFLRAWRSLDSLNDEKAAKAWLITILRRENARRFERKQFDYSDVEQDLLEDVLSTSHEDDTEQYWLRRQIGKLDIEYREPLLLQLIGGFSGEEIATMLELNRNTVMTRLFRARNQLKDALEAPEVRGQSNG; encoded by the coding sequence ATGTTTGATTACCTGCGTAAGAAAAAGGCTGAACCCGCGGTCTTATCTGAGATGCTAACAAAACAACGACGATACGATAGCCTTGTCAGGGCGCTTCATACCGACATTTTTCGCTATGCCTTTTGGTTATGTGGTGATAAACATGTCGCAGAAGATATTACTCAAGAAACGTTCTTACGAGCGTGGCGCTCTTTGGACTCTTTAAATGACGAAAAAGCCGCTAAAGCCTGGTTAATTACCATTTTAAGACGAGAAAATGCCAGACGTTTTGAGCGTAAACAATTTGACTACAGTGACGTTGAACAAGATTTACTTGAAGATGTTTTATCGACAAGTCATGAAGATGATACCGAACAGTATTGGTTACGTCGTCAAATAGGTAAACTCGATATTGAATATCGAGAGCCTTTGTTATTGCAGCTGATTGGCGGGTTTAGTGGCGAAGAAATTGCCACCATGCTCGAACTCAATAGAAATACGGTAATGACCCGTTTATTTAGAGCCAGAAACCAGTTAAAAGACGCTCTCGAAGCACCAGAGGTAAGAGGTCAATCAAATGGATGA
- a CDS encoding BatD family protein, giving the protein MVIRTFCSLLLFIIAAPVFALSQVQATIDRNPVIAGEYFVLDITADDDLSAGALDTSVLLKNFIVGRTSVGRSTKMVNFDTTKETRWQVLLSPKSLGDVTIPAFNINGVSSQPISVKVMPQGAKTSEAQNVFIKANTNTSDAYVGQLITYKVKLYLAVELQRGVISAPTVEGAQVKQIGEDKDGNEIVDGRRFRVIERTYGIIADLPGELVINGASFSGDVLVEAPRRGGMFGFNESRPMQTEAERQVIQINSTPPSYQGKWLVSDIAVLKETWPDDISEFEVGSPITRTISLIASNTDDTSLPDIDIPLVEGLKAYPEKPLRQTFVRDNQVVSQYSLTTAIVPTKPGTYTLPEIRVPWWNPHLKKQQFATLPARTINVIGSTVTPTDIPSADRFTVNSSAGYWPWISGVLALLWIITLVLWRKAVAANTRDNQVSPNHKKTSLKSTTSELKAIIHACDRNDSSAAIKALQDYFSDRLGQPMSLTQISGLSTQLEIAISKLQADKYSRHPQAMDKKSLIDAILAYQQPSQASSKSIIVELNP; this is encoded by the coding sequence GTGGTAATTAGAACCTTTTGTAGCCTATTGCTATTCATCATTGCAGCCCCGGTATTTGCCCTTAGCCAAGTGCAAGCAACAATAGATCGTAACCCTGTCATTGCTGGGGAGTACTTTGTGCTCGATATTACGGCCGATGATGACCTCAGCGCTGGAGCGTTAGATACTTCAGTGTTACTCAAAAACTTTATTGTTGGCAGAACCAGTGTTGGCCGCAGTACCAAAATGGTTAACTTTGACACCACAAAAGAAACCCGATGGCAGGTATTACTGTCACCTAAATCATTAGGTGATGTCACCATACCGGCGTTCAATATCAACGGAGTAAGTTCACAGCCCATCTCGGTGAAAGTCATGCCTCAAGGTGCCAAGACCAGTGAAGCACAAAACGTGTTTATTAAGGCTAACACCAATACTTCTGACGCTTATGTCGGTCAATTAATTACCTATAAAGTGAAGCTCTATTTAGCCGTTGAGCTGCAACGCGGTGTCATTAGTGCTCCCACAGTAGAAGGTGCGCAAGTCAAACAAATTGGAGAGGATAAAGACGGCAACGAAATTGTCGATGGCCGTCGGTTTAGAGTGATAGAACGCACTTACGGTATTATTGCCGATCTCCCAGGAGAATTAGTCATCAACGGCGCGAGCTTTTCAGGCGACGTACTTGTGGAAGCGCCAAGACGAGGTGGAATGTTTGGCTTTAACGAAAGTCGGCCGATGCAAACTGAAGCAGAAAGACAAGTCATTCAAATCAATTCAACACCGCCAAGCTACCAAGGAAAATGGCTTGTCAGTGACATTGCAGTATTAAAAGAAACTTGGCCAGACGATATCAGCGAATTTGAAGTAGGCAGCCCTATTACTCGCACCATTAGCTTGATAGCATCAAATACCGATGACACCAGCTTGCCCGATATCGATATACCGCTGGTTGAAGGATTAAAAGCCTATCCAGAAAAGCCTTTAAGGCAAACCTTTGTACGCGACAATCAAGTGGTATCACAGTACAGTTTAACGACAGCCATAGTACCAACAAAACCGGGTACATACACATTGCCAGAGATACGGGTGCCTTGGTGGAATCCACATCTTAAAAAACAACAATTTGCCACTCTTCCTGCGCGTACTATTAATGTTATTGGCAGTACCGTAACGCCAACAGATATTCCATCAGCAGACCGTTTTACGGTAAATAGCTCTGCTGGATATTGGCCGTGGATTAGCGGAGTATTGGCACTACTGTGGATAATAACGTTAGTATTATGGCGAAAAGCAGTAGCAGCAAATACTAGGGATAATCAGGTTTCTCCTAACCACAAAAAAACGTCATTAAAAAGCACTACCTCAGAATTAAAAGCCATTATTCATGCTTGCGATCGTAATGACAGTAGTGCCGCTATTAAAGCATTACAAGATTACTTTAGCGATCGCTTAGGTCAGCCAATGAGCTTGACTCAAATAAGTGGATTATCAACACAACTTGAAATTGCCATTAGTAAATTACAAGCTGATAAATACAGCCGTCATCCTCAAGCTATGGACAAAAAGTCACTCATAGATGCAATTTTAGCCTATCAACAGCCATCTCAAGCCAGTAGCAAATCGATAATTGTAGAGCTTAACCCTTAG
- a CDS encoding VWA domain-containing protein produces the protein MVHFIRPEWLWGLIPVLILSTLFWRKQSQQSAWKQYIAPHLSQLLISQTVEKTHQPKWLLIVCWIIAVIAIAGPALNKQSLPVFATEQGRVLVMDMSQSMYATDLSPNRLSYAKFRATDLLNELKEGETGLIAYAGDAYTISPLTRDSGTILNLLPTLSPDIMPTKGSNLAAALSLAEKLLAQGGHVTGDIIVMTDGISAHQFNQATTALNSRYRLSIMAFGSKQGAPIRLADGQLLRDNSNEVVVAKTDYGLLQKLVQQHQGILVPAQTDGSDVTTLTQWLASDGKATETELAGEAWQDLGPYLAMLLIIPMLMSFRQGLLTIMLNPALLLATAMAFSLTQSQPAQAFVWQDLWQTKDQQAQSAFQQGEFAQAADTFKDSQWRASAHYKAGDYQQALAEFEQDNSAQGLYNQGNALMQLKDYQEAITRYQKAIAAQSPFSEAEKNFALAQQLLEQQQQDPSKQESDKSEQDQSNSNDDNSSEKSSSDKSDSDQSKPDQSQSGQQKNQQGQQDQSGQQSQDQSSENQSNDNNDRSSDSEQQQSQNQQPQADQTSNSDEQQNGDQKQNSAEPQAPQSSEDNQSSQQNDVANQDTPESNEASMQANASKRGEQQTDDSQKMNTSAASAQPSDKTATEGKSSEVISASQANQDKLPADMERALRAINEDPQVLIRNKMQLEYQKRRQNSQPTKDNEQW, from the coding sequence ATGGTGCATTTTATTCGCCCTGAGTGGCTTTGGGGGCTCATCCCAGTTTTGATATTAAGCACACTATTTTGGCGTAAACAGAGTCAGCAATCGGCTTGGAAGCAATATATCGCCCCACATTTAAGCCAGTTATTAATAAGCCAAACTGTTGAGAAAACCCATCAACCTAAATGGTTATTAATAGTTTGTTGGATCATTGCCGTTATCGCTATTGCTGGTCCTGCATTAAATAAACAAAGCCTGCCGGTGTTTGCTACCGAGCAAGGTAGAGTACTGGTGATGGACATGTCTCAGTCAATGTACGCTACGGACTTAAGTCCTAATCGGTTATCTTATGCCAAATTTAGAGCGACCGATTTACTTAATGAATTAAAAGAAGGTGAAACCGGACTGATAGCCTATGCTGGTGATGCATACACTATTAGCCCATTAACTCGCGACAGTGGCACCATTTTAAACTTACTGCCTACATTATCGCCCGATATTATGCCGACCAAAGGTTCAAACTTGGCGGCTGCATTATCTTTGGCAGAAAAACTGCTCGCACAAGGCGGTCATGTTACTGGTGACATTATTGTTATGACCGATGGCATTTCCGCACACCAATTTAATCAAGCAACCACGGCGCTAAACAGTCGTTATCGTTTATCGATCATGGCTTTTGGCAGTAAGCAAGGAGCCCCTATCCGATTAGCTGACGGCCAATTACTACGTGATAATAGTAACGAAGTCGTTGTCGCTAAAACAGATTACGGTTTATTACAAAAACTGGTGCAACAACATCAAGGGATCCTCGTCCCAGCACAAACTGATGGCAGCGATGTCACCACCCTAACCCAGTGGTTGGCATCCGACGGTAAAGCAACCGAAACAGAACTTGCTGGTGAAGCATGGCAAGATCTGGGACCATACCTTGCCATGTTATTAATCATCCCGATGTTAATGAGTTTTAGACAAGGATTATTAACCATCATGCTTAACCCCGCATTGTTGCTGGCGACTGCAATGGCATTTAGTCTGACCCAGAGCCAACCGGCGCAAGCCTTTGTGTGGCAAGATTTATGGCAAACCAAAGATCAACAAGCACAATCGGCATTCCAACAAGGTGAATTTGCTCAGGCTGCTGACACATTTAAAGACTCACAATGGCGTGCTTCTGCCCACTATAAAGCAGGCGATTATCAACAAGCATTAGCCGAGTTTGAGCAAGATAATAGTGCCCAAGGTTTATATAATCAGGGTAATGCGCTGATGCAGCTAAAAGATTATCAAGAAGCAATCACTCGTTACCAAAAGGCTATTGCAGCACAATCACCTTTTAGCGAGGCAGAAAAGAATTTTGCCTTAGCTCAACAATTGCTTGAACAACAGCAACAAGATCCCTCTAAGCAAGAGTCGGATAAGTCAGAACAAGATCAGTCAAATTCAAATGATGACAATTCATCAGAGAAATCTTCGTCAGATAAAAGCGATTCAGATCAATCAAAGCCTGATCAGTCACAATCAGGCCAACAGAAAAATCAACAGGGTCAACAAGATCAATCTGGCCAACAAAGCCAAGATCAGAGCTCTGAAAATCAATCTAACGATAACAATGACCGTTCATCTGATAGCGAGCAACAACAGTCACAGAATCAACAGCCACAAGCAGATCAGACATCAAACTCTGATGAACAGCAAAACGGTGACCAAAAACAAAATAGCGCTGAGCCGCAGGCACCACAATCATCTGAAGATAACCAATCTTCTCAACAAAATGATGTTGCAAACCAAGACACGCCAGAGAGTAACGAAGCGAGTATGCAGGCTAATGCCAGTAAAAGAGGTGAACAACAAACTGATGACAGTCAAAAAATGAATACTTCTGCAGCCTCAGCACAACCAAGTGACAAAACGGCAACAGAAGGTAAATCATCAGAAGTGATATCTGCATCGCAAGCAAACCAAGATAAACTGCCAGCAGATATGGAACGAGCCCTTCGCGCCATCAACGAAGACCCACAAGTGTTGATCCGTAATAAAATGCAGCTCGAATATCAAAAACGTCGTCAAAATAGTCAACCGACTAAGGATAATGAACAGTGGTAA
- a CDS encoding vWA domain-containing protein, whose translation MLALYWPWLLILLPLPLLIKRVNMNSAGGYLQLPGISATVTNATTTNYKFGRKRYWLMWLFLLLAIARPQWLGDPIELPAKGRDLMMAVDLSGSMQIEDMVINGQTVNRFTLIQHVLSDFIERRKGDRLGLILFADHAYLQAPLTLDRRSVATFLDDAQIGLVGKQTAIGEAIALAVKRFDKVAESNRVLILLTDGSNNAGNIEPEVAAQIAAKRNITIYTIGVGADVLERRTIFGKERVNPSMDLDEGQLKKIADLTKGYYFRARNSEDLEGIYQEIDKLEPVSRDQLSYRPKSELFYWPLLMSLLISFLISLQQLWPSLTLPKTGKNKEANQ comes from the coding sequence ATGTTAGCACTTTATTGGCCATGGTTATTAATATTGCTGCCGCTGCCGTTATTGATTAAACGTGTCAATATGAACAGCGCTGGCGGGTATTTACAATTACCGGGTATCTCCGCAACCGTCACAAATGCCACCACAACAAACTATAAATTTGGCCGAAAACGTTACTGGTTAATGTGGCTTTTTTTATTATTAGCGATAGCTCGACCACAATGGCTTGGCGATCCAATAGAACTACCGGCAAAAGGCCGCGATTTAATGATGGCAGTTGATTTATCGGGCAGTATGCAAATTGAAGACATGGTGATAAACGGACAAACGGTTAACCGATTTACGCTAATACAACATGTGCTTAGTGACTTTATTGAACGTCGAAAAGGAGATCGGCTTGGGCTGATCCTATTTGCTGACCATGCATATTTACAAGCACCACTAACGTTAGATCGTCGCTCAGTCGCCACATTTTTAGATGATGCGCAAATTGGCTTAGTCGGCAAACAAACCGCTATAGGTGAAGCCATAGCGCTTGCGGTTAAACGCTTTGATAAAGTTGCAGAAAGTAACCGAGTATTGATTCTACTGACAGACGGTTCTAATAACGCCGGTAACATAGAGCCTGAAGTTGCCGCGCAAATTGCCGCTAAACGTAATATCACCATTTACACTATTGGTGTTGGCGCAGATGTATTAGAACGTCGCACTATTTTTGGCAAAGAACGTGTTAATCCATCAATGGATTTAGACGAAGGCCAACTCAAAAAAATAGCAGATCTGACTAAAGGTTATTATTTTAGAGCTAGAAACAGCGAAGATCTCGAAGGCATTTATCAAGAAATAGACAAGCTAGAACCAGTGAGTCGAGATCAATTGAGTTACCGCCCTAAAAGTGAATTATTTTATTGGCCTTTATTAATGTCATTATTAATCAGTTTCTTAATCAGCTTGCAACAACTATGGCCTTCGTTAACATTACCTAAAACAGGCAAAAACAAAGAGGCGAACCAATAA
- a CDS encoding DUF4381 domain-containing protein, producing MTTSNLPTQPMPTDEHVSALSQMQDIQLPDPISAVPTAPGYWIIAAVFVILALWLAKRLYKQRQYHAPRKKALTLLQSYDIEDDNFAAQVNSLLKRTALTYLPREHFAKLNGQPWFDWLDTRLAPEQQHKIGQLLIKRHQANGLNPSEKVQLQHLASAWLSNKRHFNDVTLASTPTHQEA from the coding sequence ATGACCACTTCAAATTTACCGACACAGCCAATGCCAACTGATGAACATGTATCAGCATTATCTCAAATGCAAGATATTCAATTACCTGATCCAATAAGTGCAGTTCCCACAGCACCAGGGTATTGGATAATCGCAGCTGTATTTGTCATTTTAGCCTTGTGGTTGGCCAAACGCTTATATAAGCAGCGCCAATATCATGCTCCACGCAAAAAAGCGCTGACGCTACTCCAGAGTTATGACATTGAAGATGATAACTTTGCCGCACAGGTAAATAGCTTACTTAAGCGCACCGCATTAACTTATTTACCTCGCGAACATTTTGCCAAACTCAACGGACAACCTTGGTTTGATTGGTTAGATACCCGTCTGGCACCTGAACAACAACATAAAATTGGTCAGTTATTAATTAAGCGTCATCAAGCTAACGGTCTAAACCCATCTGAAAAAGTGCAATTACAACATTTAGCAAGCGCTTGGTTAAGCAATAAACGTCATTTTAATGATGTCACCTTAGCATCCACACCTACACATCAGGAGGCCTAA